One stretch of Toxoplasma gondii ME49 chromosome XI, whole genome shotgun sequence DNA includes these proteins:
- a CDS encoding hypothetical protein (encoded by transcript TGME49_312820), with product MLLFGIPQNLATMGADLNDFFGVMDTMLLDYGAELTAPRLSLEFNIGAALASKLLRLYIYDKLKQRKAASEQRVRLLLKFAAALGDCAAEAGRSVSAVLCDFSEEPFSARCPAEPWCLYSVVRLPPASADGSLPPSSQHAQWQEEVRSLLPHFASAAAAASNSSSLSASKPAPSPESPTKPLLYIPPFAAIRQPRLVGRVHRCSGAAPSPAASLLPARGSPQTQRDVAVPAAVKTAGLAKSRESLVQASPAAKSSPGRASESEQKRGETKIGREQKFEGENTTGAENKRGGQTQSTKSLLARFGFGTTQTLKETVSPRETVETTSGGERRGTGEREEAGMGEMDDSLSTHHRRKRPLEEGSDTRDEAGEDGALAGRPVKKTKQVSKAEETRMQWEEAGGEKTGGASAGDLFDEGEGEEDKEREGDSVASANLRLEEEGSSNAGEVSGEQSCEGQAEEDSEKARGRGNKKGVAPTRDVEQMECEEKTIVLKEKTVETRTYRDGDYLVLQDEDVVKDKEVTVRTLRPSNANSRASGSEASDASAKAKRRFGAAAPKKKQGNLMAFFQKK from the exons ATGTTGCTCTTTGGAATTCCGCAGAACCTAGCCACCATGGGAGCGGATCTCAACGACTTCTTCGGTGTCATGGATACCATGCTCCTCGACTACGGCGCAGAG CTCACAGCGCCGAGGCTGAGTCTCGAGTTCAACATCGGCGCCGCTCTGGCTTCCAA GCTTCTTCGGCTGTACATCTACGACAAGCTGAAGCAGCGGAAAGCTGCGTCGGAGCAACGCGTCCGACTTCTGCTGAAATTCGCCGCTGCTCTCGGCGACTGTGCCGCGGAGGCGGGGCGTTCGGTGTCTGCGGTGCTTTGCGACTTCTCTGAAG AGCCTTTCTCGGCGAGGTGTCCCGCGGAGCCgtggtgtctgtacagcgtCGTGCGGCTTCCACCGGCGTCGGCGGACGGGTCGCTTCCACCTTCGTCGCAGCACGCGCAATGGCAAGAAGAAGTTCGCAGTCTTTTGCCGCATTTCGCGTCTGCCGCGGCCGCTGCGTCGAACTCGAGTTCTCTCAGTGCTTCCAAGCCAGCGCCTTCGCCGGAGTCCCCAACAAAGCCTCTGTTGTACATCCCGCCGTTCGCTGCCATTCGCCAGCCTCGTCTCGTCGGGCGCGTACACCGCTGCTCAGGCGCCGCGCCGAGCcccgctgcgtctctgctgcctgCGCGAGGTTCTCCGCAGACCCAGCGGGACGTTGCCGTGCCAGCAGCTGTCAAGACAGCTGGCCTCGCCAAGAGTCGCGAGAGTCTTGTTCAGGCGTCTCCCGCGGCGAAGAGCTCTCCCGGACGAGCCTCAGAGAGCGAGcaaaagaggggagagaccaAAATcggaagagagcagaagttcgaaggagaaaacacgacaggcgcagagaacaagagaggaggGCAGACGCAGTCGACGAAGAGTCTGCTTGCGCGGTTCGGCTTCGGGACGACCCAGACGCTGAAGGagactgtctctcctcgcgaaACGGTGGAAACGACGTCCGGgggggagaggcgaggaacaggagagagagaggaggccgGAATGGGGGAGATGGACGACAGTCTGTCGACGCACCATCGAAGAAAGCGACCTCTGGAGGAGGGATCGGACACCCGCGACGAGGCAGGAGAGGACGGAGCCCTCGCAGGTCGACCGGTGAAGAAGACCAAGCAAGTGtcgaaggcagaggagacacgcatgcagtgggaGGAAGcgggcggagagaagacaggcggCGCCTCGGCCGGCGACTTGTttgacgaaggagaaggggaagaagacaaggagagagaaggcgacagtgTGGCGTCCGCGAATCTGCgactcgaggaagaaggcagctcGAACGCGGGAGAAGTCAGCGGGGAACAGTCGTGCGAAGggcaggcagaagaagacagcgaaaaagcGCGAGGCCGAGGCAACAAGAAGGGGGTCGCTCCGACGCGTGACGTCGAGCAAATGGAGTGCGAGGAAAAGACAATCGTCCTCAAAGAAAAG ACggtggagacgcgaacgTATCGCGACGGCGACTACCTCGTTCTCCAGGACGAAGACGTTGTCAAGGACAAGGAAGTcactgtacgtacactgcGGCCAAGCAACGCAAATAGTCGAGCCTCTGGAAGCGAGGCGAGCGACGCGTCTGCCAAGGCAAAACGCCGCTTCGGGGCAGCTGccccgaagaagaaacaaggaaaCCTCAT GGCGTTCTTCCAAAAGAAGTAG
- a CDS encoding hypothetical protein (encoded by transcript TGME49_312700~Predicted trans-membrane domain (TMHMM2.0):46-69:73-96): protein MSVRFGPLFFARLRACFLSCSKWVLAPVCRALKPAVASSVRFAAANAFPLVLCCGFFAVFLLFLFLFSFFCSVLIGGLFASFFALAVLYNITTAMLFPGSSAFFRRQLELQFCSAAISPFKTHIGVLERLLSFLLYQAYLRETSEWGSERHDACERTATQRLRPSEFHDEASPPASAHLPEVPRARPFVFPRWPAVTSLPPSPASFLSSSAPTRPSSSLPQDPRGACEASASRLRLLAPFPPPLLLAPERSPSLSAGGSRAVPWLPTSAAALPEELVTDLTVAEVRESCLALSSLLRTMECARRKIRENDSASSPAAGSPGRSLAASDAERAESAREPLSKKSPGDSFEDIELSVAPADLWDGAPPPSAALGPQRLGADAAEESPAPEGAEREDAEAEKRPGVQLGWESEDTPRLASHQRGELTWQQEDVFYHGSQLLFHLMHLSVVVKPRASSSSSEKSRISLSHYSTESIAWPFLALLGLIKASPECSRHPTETWSPLRATPSSLDGDSLPGGLSDSTPDAVLRDPSLCASSLAPSPSPLPPPPLSASASQLALAGVACAGGDIESGRRPWGGRASRVEWPLFHCAAALFHLRQLLLFLSPHLPARSADARVRRRRSSADCAASDLGILDVPPLASLPRSLLRLLIPPPLSSFLLLAGELEETQGGTELWIPVSEAQALRLLLSAVLLPFALAKGTVCRWFTRGRGGARARHLLPDAGLEASRRLEAHGKTEEARALESRCEQKGGTRRGRDAALADLLKADASIAAPGTIGYGRRRLESSDVLQASLSLSADVSSSPSCAFPAKSSRWARRLGGRLGAWLDPERRLYLHAVFFPAPNTHWLLPSTAFASPPAFRSFSPCTPAAAQPFRACENACSRRLYTEANCLLPFVPVAASAGACACCRAPLELPHDADKPKSRLPSLSNSPRARLTYRLFLLYTQLQRQEQVEVYVHSGSDEETGGTAASRNLRSVGRGESRTLQRRERSGDSGDFAWTCSEEMPGQGVDRLALEEQPPRRRLNSRMGVSIAVTGAVFWALGAGAWAGLARLLSLRRLASVFCCGACRRRQTSSSEARELQRRPKDVCGEARSKRSLSRRGNKRAARFIFRCACTDVDHQASCLGLAEQGGNLGVELGLAGENSLDRRVRKDRAFLRDDAAVPDVGGNVLIFFNPNAGYLETAAVIGDGELNFYRSRGVSVLLFNYRGFGRSAGKSSPASLLSDAAAVYRFVASWPGVRTVGVHGRSIGGMPAIFLALRQRYIRRRLLASDLPLALSPDSDSSPCLREALGVPRISFLCADRTFSSLPDAAGGLLGSWAYWGVRGAALTAHVGFSLSRFFLGARRRQMAVREKESQRQGDGNSRGDPLAEPSRFVKVSRHAGEARSEETDAELEAGSLDEDAREAARSCRLGARSVHAFLACTNVHKVLIADPQDEVVRDAASLKAGVARALLTRRRETTRRALVHALMAERLKVRTSFAGGFEDRTDSDPSLPSAPLLGEAAEKEGMCVQLAGGEKPGGARRLQTACSDARRHARGAGVSGPRGDSSSSSEEETHALCRRRATRAVRSLHRLLSSSSLPTAITARSPPSSVVRASASFAASRTAHETWPLSWRGEREFSPRRSRAEDWGVDMHAGPAAETPESEKVLRSRCEEDAAALLHERERKRKRLLRRVPGAWRLLDEVVNCVRLLSLSASEGGSHSPRLPSEDGDADVLLSFSASEASDAASSCEDEEGSTSTTESREKGMRRSRRSLHLRHEGRRTLSRRKASRLERHAEHFPALREALRTCVRRVNARLRESDTSPFSSNFSSKDDLAACSASVEATPRGACGGDVAHKPSGVCTARPCTRRSNATVYTAVGGCSDEESEEGLEDAQEEEDEVSGVPERRPSLLCFPQRQDSRQVPRLLQRPLPRVQLSLHVLGLQHDADGPAVSPTVPGNLAQAPSAEMEMPLSSPCASFPATPGGNSCPSSEVTRHPLHLRDASDPSSFSELSVPVKADAPRRGSHTEAPTDRVSPREPARLNSISRSGASLKLVFLSQQTTQVPPQTLGREPLVEVVTEAHLTACFFPHVAALLAALGSVLATGVDAGGMSLGAVLSQAAEKTGKRDHPGLTQFADILRVWGAQRPAPVSEKEEETRVQKLFSTLREELRKDARKTEQSCDGGSGESQGGEAGAWNRCVSRESPGERRERDETNRTFASLALSFRREIAVLSGLAANLSTCTHSHTPEKLHSSVGDSSRFFVPQAATLPSSRFSSRSHSSSQLSPRLSPVSPRVSLSVGDGGSARDPFPSAVDLHGVFAAAEAEAESWERERLSGVRQERGVLFALLGIFVTEGEDLLLCREVQEDLLTLLHMKGSLIERELREQGGVLSPEKSGTREEAFVSEERAAVSRSASACVVADLSRQLTECVQTLRSSSRRSIELTERRREGDTQTEAETARKRGGDCGLEVDEALDENRERGVSRAAQRKIVQLLRDVLQAEGDKQELFSALSQREARAARGSHRKRGQNLPPSSLLLPLACELGFSSVRRMLRCIQQTAERQTARDEAELLEGRNARRWGLEHSHGDERDTSRGARDADHAGDERLPSLPSTRALSEPLDAEREDKGEEVHERLTHIVGISHWADCLAAFMRLQALVSVYRLRTALRRYAAFFLLLYRKTLYPPPFLSSLSPSRSASLSSSGCSPLSSPRSSSSPRHRSPSSSVFLEEENLCSRFDLGDRGSCRTLRRGTEDGAMEELPLAGSETDTQVPVVPSRASPRESAHEAQRNRLERRVKKRESREKRRKSRDRSETLAEAKLLEDIARSRALWMLQQELLLFVGERMSSLLDFADCLWSAYLEFPVVEGHFSPLLPMESGEESRDPSGDKTAEASGLKSGEKNKQAREMFRTHQLTSEGRPTEAVDSGETKVAKQRCPFCVSPPCSSTFRSAGHLLPSTAGHNGPLSDAEFLLLHLHLLASNFIDPGKFALTF, encoded by the exons ATGAGCGTGCGTTTCGGTCCCCTTTTTTTTGCCCGTCTTCGggcgtgttttctctcctgcagcAAGTGGGTCCTCGCTCCAGTCTGCAGAGCGCTCAAGCCGGCAGTCGCGTCGAGCGTCCGGTTCGCCGCAGCGAACGCGTTTCCGCTCGTGCTCTGTTGCGGTTTCTTTGCGGTTTTTCTTTTGTTCctgttcctcttttcttttttctgttctgtgCTCATCGGGggcctcttcgcctccttcttcgccctcgcTGTGCTCTACAACATTACAACCGCGATGCTCTTTCCCGGCAgcagcgccttcttcagaCGCCAGCTCGAGCTCCAGTTCTGCTCGGCAGCCATCAGCCCCTTCAAGACCCATATCGGCGTCCTCGAGCGCCTTCTGTCCTTTCTGCTCTACCAAGCGTATCTGCGTGAGACGAGTGAGTGGGGCAGTGAGAGGCACGACGCCTGCGAGCGCACAGCGACGCAGCGGCTTCGTCCCTCGGAGTTCCATGACGAAGCCTCCCCTCCCGCTTCTGCGCATCTCCCAGAAGTACCGAGAGCTCGGCCCtttgtctttcctcgctggCCCGCTGTCACATCTCTGCCGCCGTCTcccgcttccttcctctcgtcctctgcgcCCACCCggccttcctcctccctgCCCCAGGACCCTCGCGGCGCATGTGAAGCCTCTGCGTCACGCTTACGCCTGCTCGCTCCCTTCCCtccgccgcttctcctcgcgcccGAGcgctcgccgtctctctctgccggaGGCTCGCGCGCGGTGCCGTGGCTCCCGACCTCTGCCGCCGCGCTGCCCGAGGAACTCGTGACGGATTTGACGGTGGCGGAGGTCCGAGAGAGTTGCCTGGCactctcctcgctgctgcgTACCATGGAGTGTGCGAGGCGGAAGATCAGAGAGAACGACTCGGCTTCGTCGCCTGCCGCGGGCTCGCCGGGAAGGTCGTTGGCTGCGTCTGAtgcggagagagcagagagtgCGAGAGAACCTCTGTCGAAGAAGTCCCCAGGCGACTCCTTCGAGGACATCGAACTGAGTGTCGCGCCTGCGGACCTCTGGGACGgcgcgccgccgccttccgCTGCCCTCGGCCCCCAGAGGCTTGGGGCTGATGCGGCGGAAGAGTCGCCTGCCCCGGAGGgggccgagagagaagacgccgaagcCGAGAAGCGCCCGGGGGTCCAGCTCGGCTGGGAGAGTGAAGACACGCCGCGGCTGGCGAGCCACCAGCGCGGAGAACTCACTTGGCAACAAGAGGACGTTTTCTATCACGGctctcagcttctcttccaccTGATGCATCTGTCAGTCGTCGTGAAGCCTCGAGCTTCGTCGAGCTCTAGCGAGAAAAGTCGCATCAGCCTCTCACACTACTCAACTGAATCGATTGCCTGGCCTTTTCTCGCCCTCCTAGGCCTCATCAAAGCGTCTCCAGAGTGCTCTCGGCACCCCACGGAAACCTGGTCACCTCTGCGCGCGACTCCGAGTTCTCTTGACGGAGACAGCCTCCCCGGCGGCCTCTCTGATTCAACTCCTGATGCCGTCCTCCGCGACCCGTCTCTttgcgcctcctctctcgccccctcgccttcgcctctcccgccCCCTCCCCTGTCGGCCTCAGCGAGCCAGCTGGCCCTCGCgggcgttgcatgcgccggcGGAGACATCGAGTCGGGCCGGAGACCCTGGGGCGGAAGGGCGAGTCGAGTCGAGTGGCCGTTGTTTCACTGCGCCGCGGCTCTCTTCCACTTGCGCCAGCtgcttttgtttctctctccgcatTTGCCAGCGAGGTCTGCGGACGCACGTGTACGCCGCAGGCGCTCGAGCGCCGACTGCGCGGCTTCAGACCTTGGCATTCTGGACGTTCCGCCCCTGGCGTCGCTCCCGCGTTCTCTGCTCCGCCTCTTGATCCCTCCGCCGCTCTCatcgtttctgcttctcgcaggcgagctggaggagacgcagggtGGCACAGAGCTCTGGATTCCTGTGTCCGAAGCCCAGGCGCtgcgacttcttctctcggctgtGCTCCTGCCCTTCGCCCTGGCGAAGGGCACCGTTTGCCGCTGGTTCACGCGGGGCCGAGGAGGAGCTCGCGCCAGGCACCTGCTCCCCGACGCGGGTCTCGAGGCCTCCAGGAGACTCGAGGCCCACGGAAAAacggaggaggcgcgcgcCTTGGAGAGCCGGTGCGAACAGAAGGGAGGAACGCGCAGAGGGCGAGACGCTGCGCTGGCTGACTTGCTGAAGGCGGACGCGTCTATCGCGGCGCCAGGAACCATAGGCTATGGACGGCGTCGTCTCGAGTCGAGCGACGTTTTACaagcatctctctctctctctgctgacgtgtcttcctcgccttcctgtgCCTTCCCCGCCAAGTCCTCCCGCTGGGCGAGAAGACTTGGCGGGCGCCTCGGAGCCTGGCTCGACCCCGAGCGTCGGCTGTACCTCCACGCCGTCTTTTTTCCGGCGCCCAATACTCACTGGCTCCTTCCGTCCACtgcgttcgcttctcccccCGCATTCcggtccttctctccctgcacCCCCGCGGCGGCGCAGCCCTTCCGCGCCTGcgagaacgcatgcagccgccgTCTGTACACCGAAGCGAACTGTCTGTTGCCCTTTGTCCCCGTCGCCGCTTCAGCGGGGGCTTGCGCCTGCTGTCGTGCGCCCTTGGAACTCCCTCATGATGCGGATAAGCCAAAATCGCGGCTACCTAGCCTGTCGAACTCGCCGCGCGCGCGCCTGACCTACCGGCTGTTTCTGCTCTACacgcagctgcagcgccaGGAGCAAGttgaggtgtacgtacactcaGGGTCGGACGAAGAGACGGGCGGGACGGCGGCGTCTCGCAACCTGCGCTCCGTCGGCCGCGGCGAGTCTCGGACGCTCCAAAGGCGCGAGAGGAGCGGTGACTCTGGCGATTTTGCGTGGACATGCAGCGAGGAGATGCCGGGGCAAGGTGTGGACCGCTTGGCCTTGGAAGAGCAACCGCCCAGGAGGCGTCTCAACAGCAGAATGGGTGTTTCCATTGCAGTCACTGGAGCTGTTTTCTGGGCACTCGGGGCTGGTGCGTGGGCTggcctcgcgcgtctcctctctctccggcgcctggcctccgtcttctgctgcggcgcctgcaggcgcagacagacttcttcttcagaagcgagagagttGCAAAGAAGACCCAAAGACGTTTGCGGAGAGGCGCGTTCAAAACGTAGTCTCTCGAGACGCGGAAACAAGCGCGCGGCGCGCTTCATCTTCcgatgcgcatgcacggacGTCGACCACCAGGCCTCGTGTCTGGGGTTGGCCGAGCAGGGGGGCAACCTGGGCGTGGAGCTGGGCCTTGCTGGGGAGAACAGCTTGGACCGGAGAGTCAGGAAGGACCGTGCGTTTCTGCGCGACGACGCAGCGGTACCAGACGTCGGCGGAAACGTCCTGATCTTCTTCAATCCGAATGCGGGCTACCTGGAGACCGCTGCAGTCATCGGCGATGGCGAACTGAACTTTTACCGGAGTCGAGGCGTGagcgttctcctcttcaacTACAGAGGCTTCGGACGCTCCGCCGGAAAGTCCAGTcccgcgtctctgctctccgaCGCAGCGGCTGTCTAccgcttcgtcgcctcgtggccgggtgtacgtacagtcGGCGTCCACGGCAGGTCGATCGGAGGCATGCCCGCGATCTTCCTCGCCCTCAGGCAGCGATACATTCGGCGCAGGCTCCTCGCCTCCGACTTGCCGCTGGCTCTCTCCCCTGATTCAGACTCTTCTCCGTGCTTGAGAGAAGCACTGGGCGTCCCCCGcatctccttcctctgcgcgGATCGgaccttttcctctctcccggACGCGGCGGGGGGCCTCCTTGGCTCCTGGGCCTACTGGGGTGTACGGGGAGCTGCGTTGACAGCACACGTCGGcttttcgctctcgcgcttcttcttgggcgcgcggaggagacagatggCGGTtcgggagaaggagagccaGCGGCAAGGAGACGGCAACTCGCGCGGAGACCCCCTTGCGGAGCCCAGCCGCTTCGTCAAGGTGTCTAGACACGCTGGCGAGGcgcgaagcgaggagacagacgcggagCTGGAAGCCGGCTCTCTGGATGAAGACGCCCGAGAGGCCGCCCGGAGCTGCCGGCTCGGCGCGAGaagtgtgcatgcgtttctcgcaTGCACCAACGTCCACAAAGTGCTCATCGCCGACCCCCAGGACGAGGTCGTCCGCGACGCAGCGTCGCTCAAGGCCGGCGTCGCTCGCGCGCTCCTCACGCGCCGCCGGGAGACCACACGCCGGGCCttggtgcatgcgctgatGGCGGAGCGCCTGAAGGTCCGGACAAGCTTCGCGGGTGGCTTCGAAGACCGGACAGACAGCGAcccttctctgccctcgGCGCCGCTCCTCGGAGAGGcagccgagaaggaaggcatGTGCGTACAATTggcaggaggcgagaagccCGGTGGGGCTCGGAGGCTccaaactgcatgcagcgacgctCGCCGGCATGCCAGGGGGGCAGGCGTCAGCGGACcgaggggagacagcagttcgagcagcgaggaagagactcacgctctctgcagacgaagagccACGCGt GCTGTTCGGTCTCTCCACCGcctcctgtcttcctcgtcgctgccgACGGCGATCACGGCACGGAGTCCACCGAGTTCGGTCGTGCGCGCTTCCGCGagcttcgctgcttctcgaacAGCGCATGAAACATGGCCTCTTTCTTGGCGCGGCGAGCGAGAGTTTAGCCCGCGAAGAAGTCGAGCTGAAGACTGGGGAGtcgacatgcatgcaggccccgccgcagagactccagaaagcgagaaggtcCTTCGGAGTCgctgcgaggaagacgccgcGGCTCTTCTCCACGAACGAGAACGAAAACGAAAG CGGCTTCTGCGCAGAGTGCCGGGGGCGTGGCGGCTGCTGGACGAGGTCGTGAACTGCGTGCGactgttgtctctctctgcttctgaagGCGGAAGCCATTCCCCGCGTCTCCCCTCTGAagatggagacgcagacgtcttgctttccttctcggcctcGGAGGCCTCCGACGCGGCGAGCTCttgcgaagacgaagagggatCTACGTCGACGACAGAGTCCCGAGAGAAGGGGATgaggagaagccgcagaTCTCTGCACCTGCGACATGAAGGGCGCCGAACGCTGTCGCGAAGAAAAGCCTCGCGACTCGAACGACATGCAGAGCACTTCCCTGCGTTGCGCGAG GCGCTCCGAACGTGTGTGCGTCGCGTGAACGCCCGCTTGAGAGAGTCCGATACGAGTCCGTTTTCCTCGAACTTCTCGAGCAAAGACGACCTCGCTGCTTGCTCGGCTTCCGTGGAGGCGACGCCTCGGGGCGCATGCGGAGGCGACGTGGCGCACAAGCcgtcgggtgtatgtacagcccGACCCTGCACCCGACGGTCGAACGCTACTGTGTACACCGCAGTGGGCGGTtgcagcgacgaggagagcgaagagggaCTCGAAGACGctcaggaggaggaggacgaggtGAGTGGCGTtccggagagaagaccgtCGCTGCTCTGTTTTCCCCAGAGACAGGACTCCCGACAGGTACCGAGACTTCTGCAGCGACCCCTGCCGCGAGTCCAGCTTTCTCTCCATGTTCTTGGGCTTCAGCACGACGCTGACGgtcccgctgtctctccaacGGTGCCCGGCAACCTCGCCCAGGCGCCGAGCGCCGAAATGGAGAtgccgctttcttctccgtgtGCTTCTTTCCCCGCGACGCCTGGCGGAAACTCCTGCCCTTCCTCGGAAGTGACGCGACACCCGCTCCACCTCAGAGACGCCTCAGatccttcctctttttcagaACTCTCCGTCCCCGTAAAAGCCGACGCCCCCCGACGAGGATCGCACACAGAGGCTCCGACGGACAGAGTGTCTCCGAGAGAGCCTGCGAGGTTGAACTCGATTTCGAGGTCTGGAGCGTCGCTGAAActggtttttctctcgcagcaGACGACTCAGGTTCCGCCGCAGACTCTGGGGAGAGAGCCGCTGGTGGAGGTCGTAACAGAGGCTCACCTCACTGCCTGTTTCTTTCCGCATGTCGCTGCCCTGCTGGCGGCTCTGGGGTCTGTGCTGGCGACGGGAGTGGACGCGGGGGGGATGTCCCTGGGAGCTGTGCTTTCTcaagctgcagaaaagacCGGCAAACGAGACCATCCTGGCCTCACTCAATTCGCCGACATCCTCCGCGTCTGGGGCGCACAGCGGCCCGCGCCGGTGtccgagaaggaagaggagacgcgagtccAGAAACTCTTCAGCACCCTTCGAGAGGAGCTACGCAAAGACGCTCGAAAAACCGAGCAATCGTGCGACGGCGGCTCAGGCGAAAGTCAGGGAGGGGAGGCGGGAGCGTGGAACAGATGCGTGAGCAGAGAGAGTCcaggagaacggagagagcgagacgaaacgaacAGAACCTTTGCatctcttgctctctctttccgtcgAGAAATCGCTGTGCTGTCGGGTCTCGCCGCCAATCTTTCCACCTGCACGCATTCGCACACACCCGAGAAGTTGCATTCGTCGGTCGGAGAttcttcgcgcttctttgTTCCTCAAGCAGCGACTCTTCcgtcctctcgcttctcttctcgttcccaCTCCTCTTCCCAGTTGTCTCCGCGActgtctccggtgtctccgcgagTGTCTTTGTCTGTGGGAGACGGCGGTTCGGCGAGAGATCCGTTTCCTTCGGCTGTCGACTTGCATGGCGTCTTCGCTGCGGctgaggcagaggcagagtcctgggagagagagcgttTGAGCGGGGttcgacaggagagaggcgttCTCTTTGCTCTGCTTGGCATTTTTGTCACTGAAGGCGAggaccttcttctctgccgggAAGTCCAGGAAGACCTGCTCACTTTGCTGCACATGAAAGGGTCTCTGATCGAGCGCGAGTTGCGAGAGCAGGGGGgcgtcctctctccagagaagagcggaactcgagaagaagcttTCGTTtccgaggagagagcagcggtTTCCAGAagcgcgtctgcatgcgttgtcgCAGACTTGTCGAGGCAGCTCACGGAGTGCGTCCAGACACTCCGATCGTCGTCGCGTCGTTCCATCGAACTGACAGAGCGCAGgcgggaaggagacacacagacggAGGCGGAGACCGCGCGGAAGCGAGGGGGGGACTGTGGGCTTGAAGTGGACGAAGCGCTCgacgagaacagagagcgaggcgtcTCGCGAGCAGCCCAGCGCAAGATCGTTCAACTCCTTCGAGATGTCTTGCaagccgaaggagacaagcaaGAACTCTTCTCCGCGCTGTCTCAGCGAGAGGCAAGAGCCGCCAGGGGATCGCACCGGAAGCGCGGGCAGAACCTGCCCCCCTCTTCcctgctgctgcctctcgccTGCGAACTGGGCTTCTCTTCGGTCCGACGCATGCTGCGTTGCATTCAACAAAcggcagagcgacagacagcACGAGACGAGGCGGAGCTCCTCGAGGGCCGCAACGCTCGCAGGTGGGGACTTGAGCACAGTcacggagacgagagagacacctcgagaggcgcgcgagacGCGGACCATGCAGGAGACGAGCGActtccgtctctcccgtcCACGCGCGCTCTCTCAGAGCCTTTggacgcagaaagagaagacaaaggggAAGAAGTTCACGAGAGACTCACACACATCGTCGGCATTTCGCACTGGGCAGACTGCCTCGCGGCCTTCATGCG CCTTCAGGCTCTTGTCAGTGTATATCGACTTCGCACTGCTCTTCGACGCTACGCCGCTTTCTTCCTACTTCTCTACCGCAAGACCCTGTACCCaccgccttttctctcttctctgtctccttcccgatccgcttccctctcttcatctggctgttctccgctctcttctcctcgctcttcttcttctcctcgccatCGGTCCCCTTCGAGCAGTGTCtttctcgaagaagagaacttgTGCTCGCGCTTCGACTTGGGGGACagaggaagctgcagaacTCTCCGGCGCGGAACCGAGGACGGTGCGATGGAAGAGCTCCCTCTAGCCGGctcggagacagacacccAAGTGCCTGTGGTTCCTTcgcgcgcttctcctcgcgagTCTGCACACGAGGCACAGCGGAACAGACTCGAaagaagagtgaagaagagagagagcagagagaagaggagaaaaagcagagacagaagtgaGACTCTGGCGGAGGCGAAACTTCTCGAAGATATCGCGCGATCCAGAGCCCTCTGGATGCTTCAACAGGAGttgctcctcttcgttgGGGAACGCATGTCAAGTCTCCTCGATTTTGCCGACTGTCTATGGAG CGCCTATTTAGAGTTCCCAGTTGTCGAGGGCCATTTCTCTCCGCTGTTGCCGAtggagagcggagaagagagcagagatccaagtggagacaaaacggcGGAAGCAAGTGGACtaaagagcggagagaaaaacaagcagGCTCGTGAGATGTTCAGAACACACCAGCTGACAAGCGAGGGACGGCCGACCGAAGCTGTCGACAGTGGAGAGACCAAGGTCGCAAAACAACG ATGTcccttctgcgtttcgcctcCATGTTCATCGACTTTTCGTTCGGCTGGGCACCTGCTCCCTTCGACTGCGGGGCACAACGGGCCTTTGAGCGACGCggagtttcttctgcttcacctCCACCTTCTCGCCTCGAACTTCATCGATCCTGGGAAGTTCGCCTTGACGTTCTAG